AATACTAAAATAAAGGACGTGCAGCATATGATGATAAAAACAGACGAACAAATTCTGGCGGATGCGAAGAAGCATGGACTGCTACTAAAAGAGGATTCGTTACAGAGAAATGATTCTGGAATAGATTTTCAGGTTGTTATGTCGCGCGATCTGAATGGAGTACAATGGGTGTTACGGTATCCAAGACGAATAGACGTGCTACCCTCGGCAAAAAAAGAGAGACAGATTCTAACCCTGATAGAATCGCGAGTGTTGGTACAAGTACCGATTTGGAGAATTTACTCAGAAGAGCTGATTGCCTATCAGTTGTTAAAAGGTGTACCAGCAGGAACGATTGATCCAGAAGCAAAGGCATATATTTGGCAAATTGACGAAAAAAATGTACCAGATGTCTTTCATGAAACGCTTGCCCTTGCAATCGCCTCCCTACATCGGATTAATCCGAACACTTGCAGAGAGGCGGGGATAGAACTAGAGACTGCTGAAGAAGCAAGGGCCTCGATGAGAGCGAGGATGGATAAAATCAAAATGACATTTGGAGTAAGTAATGATCTCTGGAATCGCTGGCAAAATTGGCTTGCAAATGATACGCTTTGGCCCACGAAAACGGTACTCGTTCATGGGGATCTGCATGCGGGACATATCCTAGTTGATGAAGCATCACGAGTAACAGGCTTGATTGATTGGACAGAGGCAAGGGTAACTGATCCTGCCCATGATTTTGTGGCTCATTATCGGACTTTTGGAGAAGAAGCTCTGCAAAGATTAATCTATCACTATGAGCAAGCAGGTGGAAACGTTTGGCCGAATATGACTGATCATGTTATTGAATTAGCTGCTAGTTATCCTGTTGCCATTGCTGAATTTGCCGAAAAATCAGGGCTAGAAGAGTACAAGCAGATGGCCAAACAAGTGCTGGGTGTATAATTCCTTGATAAAGAGAGAAGGCTCAGATTGAAAATGTATGGATTGAAAAAGCTGCCCCTCCGAAAAAGCATGATATTATCCCCTTCGAGTAGACAGTGTAAAAAGCTCACCAACCTGACGGAGGGTGGTACACTCTACTTGAAGGGGCCTTTTTTACTTCCACCAGTCATCGAATGGAGTTACTGGTAAGCGGCGCTTGTGCTCGGTTTTATCATACTTTTCTTCGATTTTTTCCACGATTTCATCAGATACAGGCTTCAGGGTTAAATAGTTATCTAAATCATCATAAGAAAAGCCAAGGGCGGTTTCATCAGGTAATTGAGGATGGTCATCTTCAAGATCGGCTGTAGGAACTTTTAAATATAAAATTTCAGGTGTTCCTAGATATTGCAGAATTTGTCTTACTTGCCCCTTGGTCAGACCGGAAAGGGGGACAACGTCAGCTCCTCCATCTCCATATTTAGTGAAAAATCCGGTAGTTGCCTCGACTGCCTGATCAGTCCCAAGAACTAATAGTCCTAAGTGGCCGGCAATATCATATTGAACCTTCATGCGTTCTCTTGCCTTTGCATTACCCTTGTGAAAATCTGACAGTTCAATCCCCGTTGATTGTTTAAGCTGTTCAAGAGAAGTATCAACGGCCGGCTTGATATTAACCAGCATATTTTCATGTGGCTTGATGAATTGAAGTGCCTTCTGGGCGTCAGCTTCATCTATTTGAGTTCCGTAGGGAAGACGAACAGCCACGAAATAATATCGTTTATCCGTCGCATGCGTAAGCTCATCGCAAGCAACCCGGGCCATGATACCCGTTAAGGTAGAATCAATTCCGCCGCTTACTCCCACAATGTATCCATTAGCTCCAGAGATAAGAAGGTATTGCTTTAAAAAATCTACCCTGTCGCGAAATTCACGTTTGGGCTGCGCATCTACATGAACATGTAGCTTTTTGATTATTTCTGTTTGTTTTGCCATCTCAACGGACCTCACTCACATATAATTGATGTTCCTTGATGTAATCCAAAACCTCCTCAGGCAGGAGAAAACTAGCTTCACCATCATTGCGAAGCTCACCGCGAATGTAGCTAGAGCTAATTCCCATACTGATTCCTTTTGACATCGTCAGGAAATTTTCATCATTATTGCGTAACAAGGGGTCCTTAGCGATTAAATCATCAGAATGATAGCCTTCTCTTGCCATGACAATAAACTTGTTGTTTTTTACCAATTTTTCAGCATTCCCCCAGGAGGATATGCCTTCTAAAAGATCTGCTCCCATGATAAAAAAGATTTCATCTTGCGGATACAGATTTTTGAAATGATTCATTGTGTCAAAGGTATATGTTTCACCGGGTAACGCGTTCATTTCAACGGTAGAGATTTCAAATAAAGGTTCCCCAAAACGATTTTTCTTGTTTTTGCACGTTTCTAAGGCAAGCTGAAGCATATGTAAGCGGTGGTGATCTTCAGTCTGAAGTATCTTATCTCTACGCAGGGAAGAGCAAGGAATAAAAAACACTTTGTCCAGACGTTTACGTTTAGCCACAGCAGCAGCTGTAAAAAGATGTGAATAGGTAATAGGATCAAAGCTACTTCCGTAAATACCATATCGCATGAAGGGTTCCTCCTTTAAGATTCTATGAGAGCAAGCTCGCGTATTTCGTTAATCATTTTATCTTTCAGCTCCCGTAATTCATCAGATAGAGTAACGGGATATACCTCTGGATTGTCTAAGCGAAGATATTCCTCCCAGAATGTATTCTTTTGGGCTTGATGGAACTGCTTGATTTCTTCCAGAGTTGGTTGATCATAAACCAGCTTTCCTTCTTCAAAGATAGGAACTAATAGCTGGACTGCTGTAAAATGGCTTACACGCTTCATTTTTAATGGATTCACTGGATGCTTCAGTTGAATCTCCTTGAGGCCTTGAATATTCTCATGCTCAAGGCAAATATAATCACCTTTTGCCATACCATCCTGATCGTATATCCGATAGGTTTTTTTACAACCAGGATTAATAATCTTGTCTATATTTTCAGAGACTTTAATTAGAGCCACCCAGTCCTTTTCGGTTCTTCTTGCAACAATTTTGTGTACACCACCTAGGGCAGGAGTATCATAGGCAGTGATAAATTTGGTTCCAATGCCCCAAATATCAATTTTAGCTCCTTGATGCTTCAGAGAGGTAATCGTGTGCTCATCTAGGTCACTGGAAGCGGCAATTTTTACATAGGGAAAACCTGCATGATCTAGCATTTTTCGAGCTCGTTTAGATAAGAAGGCTAAATCGCCACTATCTAAACGAATGCCAGTAAGCTTCTGACCATGTTCCTCCATCCGTTTAGCCACCTTAATGGCATTGGGAATACCTGAACCTAAAACATCAAAGGTATCGACAAGAAGAATACTTTTAGCGGGAAAAACCTCAGCAAAGGCGAGAAAGGCATCTAGTTCATTTGGGAAAAATTGAACAAATAAATGAGCATGTGTACCTGTAGTAGGAACACCATATTTTTTCCCAGCTTTCAGATTAGAGGTGTAGTCAAATCCAGCGATATAGGCTGATCTAGCTCCCTGTACGGATGCGTCACGTCCCTGAGCACGTCTTTTTCCCATTTCAATTACACTTTGCCCATCTGCTGCTGTCACAATTCGAGACGCTTTTGTCATGAGCAGGGATTCACTGTTCACTGTATTAAGCAATTGTGCTTCGATCCAGATACATTCCATGATAGGGGCAATCATTCGTATGTAAGGAGTGTTTGGAAAGACGATTTGACCTTCTTTCATTGCTTGCAAGCTCCCGGTAAAACGTAGTGAGCGAAGTTCTGACAGGAAAGCTTCCTCATACATGCCCTTGGACCGCAGATATTCAATGTCACTTTCATTAAAGTATAAATTCTCTACAATATCAATTAACTGGTCAAGTCCCCCAAAAGCAACGTATCCCCCTAGCTCACCAGTAAAATCACTGCTTGGCTTAACAAAAGGAGCTTTACGATAAAAATCATCAAAGACAACTATCGTGCGGTGTAGATTCTTTTTGTATAAAGCATACATCATCGTAATCGCATATTCATCCACATC
The nucleotide sequence above comes from Brevibacillus laterosporus LMG 15441. Encoded proteins:
- a CDS encoding macrolide 2'-phosphotransferase, which encodes MIKTDEQILADAKKHGLLLKEDSLQRNDSGIDFQVVMSRDLNGVQWVLRYPRRIDVLPSAKKERQILTLIESRVLVQVPIWRIYSEELIAYQLLKGVPAGTIDPEAKAYIWQIDEKNVPDVFHETLALAIASLHRINPNTCREAGIELETAEEARASMRARMDKIKMTFGVSNDLWNRWQNWLANDTLWPTKTVLVHGDLHAGHILVDEASRVTGLIDWTEARVTDPAHDFVAHYRTFGEEALQRLIYHYEQAGGNVWPNMTDHVIELAASYPVAIAEFAEKSGLEEYKQMAKQVLGV
- the nadE gene encoding ammonia-dependent NAD(+) synthetase — protein: MAKQTEIIKKLHVHVDAQPKREFRDRVDFLKQYLLISGANGYIVGVSGGIDSTLTGIMARVACDELTHATDKRYYFVAVRLPYGTQIDEADAQKALQFIKPHENMLVNIKPAVDTSLEQLKQSTGIELSDFHKGNAKARERMKVQYDIAGHLGLLVLGTDQAVEATTGFFTKYGDGGADVVPLSGLTKGQVRQILQYLGTPEILYLKVPTADLEDDHPQLPDETALGFSYDDLDNYLTLKPVSDEIVEKIEEKYDKTEHKRRLPVTPFDDWWK
- the nadD gene encoding nicotinate (nicotinamide) nucleotide adenylyltransferase, producing MRYGIYGSSFDPITYSHLFTAAAVAKRKRLDKVFFIPCSSLRRDKILQTEDHHRLHMLQLALETCKNKKNRFGEPLFEISTVEMNALPGETYTFDTMNHFKNLYPQDEIFFIMGADLLEGISSWGNAEKLVKNNKFIVMAREGYHSDDLIAKDPLLRNNDENFLTMSKGISMGISSSYIRGELRNDGEASFLLPEEVLDYIKEHQLYVSEVR
- a CDS encoding nicotinate phosphoribosyltransferase codes for the protein MTKTIFDIVDPKIYRYIHMCLFCKQPAFRMTSEETPCPLCGKQELEILPFYDPSRDYGLDVDEYAITMMYALYKKNLHRTIVVFDDFYRKAPFVKPSSDFTGELGGYVAFGGLDQLIDIVENLYFNESDIEYLRSKGMYEEAFLSELRSLRFTGSLQAMKEGQIVFPNTPYIRMIAPIMECIWIEAQLLNTVNSESLLMTKASRIVTAADGQSVIEMGKRRAQGRDASVQGARSAYIAGFDYTSNLKAGKKYGVPTTGTHAHLFVQFFPNELDAFLAFAEVFPAKSILLVDTFDVLGSGIPNAIKVAKRMEEHGQKLTGIRLDSGDLAFLSKRARKMLDHAGFPYVKIAASSDLDEHTITSLKHQGAKIDIWGIGTKFITAYDTPALGGVHKIVARRTEKDWVALIKVSENIDKIINPGCKKTYRIYDQDGMAKGDYICLEHENIQGLKEIQLKHPVNPLKMKRVSHFTAVQLLVPIFEEGKLVYDQPTLEEIKQFHQAQKNTFWEEYLRLDNPEVYPVTLSDELRELKDKMINEIRELALIES